One window of the Phoenix dactylifera cultivar Barhee BC4 unplaced genomic scaffold, palm_55x_up_171113_PBpolish2nd_filt_p 000188F, whole genome shotgun sequence genome contains the following:
- the LOC103695956 gene encoding uncharacterized protein LOC103695956, which produces MILLEGNTLELLVVENCVLLTCFIVLQNFLFISSTSNRRRSFMRASLIMPNFNPLCRILEDNHLSGPNFINGKGNLMIVLTVEKVVHVLKGDAPNLAQDDATGEQKPTYDKWYEANDPTRCYILASMTNVESKAGLHISK; this is translated from the exons ATGATTCTCTTGGAAGGCAACACGCTTGAGTTGCTAGTGGTTGAGAACTGTGTTCTTTTAACTTGTTTTATTGTTTTGcagaattttcttttcatttcttcCACATCAAATAGGAGAAGATCCTTTATGAGAGCCAG TTTAATCATGCCCAACTTCAACCCTTTATGTAGAATTCTAGAAGATAATCATTTGAGTGGGCCCAATTTTATTAATGGGAAGGGGAACTTGATGATTGTTCTCACTGTTGAGAAGGTTGTTCATGTCCTCAAGGGAGATGCCCCAAATCTTGCTCAAGATGATGCCACTGGGGAGCAAAAGCCTACTTATGATAAGTGGTATGAGGCTAATGATCCTACCAGATGCTACATACTAGCCTCCATGACTAATGTGGAGAGCAAAGCAGGTCTGCACATCAGCAAGTAA